Proteins encoded in a region of the Kosmotoga arenicorallina S304 genome:
- a CDS encoding sugar phosphate nucleotidyltransferase has translation MRGVILAGGKGTRLYPLTKSLNKHLLPVRSEPMIYNPIRNMQASGIKDVLIVTSTEHMGDMVNLLGSGSDFGLRFAYKVQDEAKGIADALRLAREFAGTENILVILEDNIFEQPIDYFVKNYENLQKGKGARILLVKVSDPQRFGIAALDEQKVVEIQEKPENPKSDYAVVGAYIYCFPEE, from the coding sequence ATGAGGGGTGTCATACTAGCTGGTGGAAAAGGAACAAGGCTTTATCCTCTTACTAAGTCTCTGAATAAGCATTTACTTCCGGTGAGATCGGAACCTATGATCTATAATCCTATCCGCAATATGCAAGCAAGTGGGATCAAAGATGTCCTAATAGTGACAAGCACAGAACACATGGGTGATATGGTTAATCTCCTGGGAAGTGGTTCGGATTTTGGTCTTAGATTTGCCTATAAAGTACAAGATGAAGCAAAAGGTATTGCAGATGCACTTAGGCTTGCTAGAGAGTTCGCAGGTACTGAGAATATCCTGGTAATTCTTGAAGACAATATATTCGAACAGCCTATTGATTATTTTGTCAAGAATTATGAGAACTTACAGAAAGGTAAAGGAGCAAGAATTCTGCTTGTGAAGGTCTCCGATCCACAGAGATTTGGAATAGCTGCGCTGGATGAGCAGAAAGTAGTGGAGATACAAGAAAAACCAGAGAATCCAAAAAGTGATTATGCTGTTGTCGGGGCATATATATACTGCTTCCCTGAAGAAT